GCACTTTGGCCCTTAATTGTCGCTCCCATCTAAATGTGCGATAAATAGATACGTATCGTGCATTTAGTCATGCACAGACGGCCCTCGGCCGTAGGAGTACCCGCCACATGACCACCCCGATCGCTTCCCGCACGAACGCGCCCTTAACGACGTCGGCCGCTGTAGCATCGCTTCCGGAGTCGCAGGACGCGGAGCTCGCGCCGCTGGCGGCGCTGGACGCCGATGTCGCCCAAAGCCATCGAGGCGTCGCGCAGCCGCCATACACGCCGCGCGCTGGCCTCACGCTGGCGCGTGTTCACGGACTGGGCCCAGGCCCACGGTGTGCCGGTGTTGCCGGCAGCACCGGAGGACGTGGCACGCTACCTGACGGCGCTGGCGCAGCGAGGCGCGTCAGTGGCCACCATCCGCGCCTATGCATCTGCGATCGCTACGCGGCACCGCGATGCCGACCTGGACAACCCGTGCGCCCACCAAGGTGTGCGCCTGGCCATCAAGGGCCTGAGCCGCGCACACGCGCAGCCGCAGCGCCAGGCAACGCCGCTTGATGCGGCCGCGCTCGAAGCGATCCGCGAAACCGCTTATTTACCGCGTCCGGGCCGCGGCGGTGTGCTGGAGTCGGAAGCAACAGCGTTGGCGCGTGGCCTTGTCGATATTGCGCTCTGTACTCTCATGAGCGACGCAGGCCTGCGCCGCAGCGAAGCGGCCGCGCTGACCTGGGGCGACGTGGAGCGCTGGCCGGACGGCAGCGGCCGTGTTACGGTGCGCCGCTCCAAGACGGACCAGACCGCTGCCGGCGCAGTGGTAGGCGTGACCCGGATGACAATGCGTGCACTCGATGCCATCCGGCCAGACGATGTTGGTGCCGAAAATTCTATCTTCGGGCTATCGGGAGCGCAGATCAGCCGGCGCATTGCGCGCGCCGCGCTGCAGGCAGGCCTGCGGGGTGACTATACCGGCCACTCAGGCCGCGTCGGGCTGGCTGTGCGCATGGCGCAGAACGCCGTGCCCACGGATGCCACGATGCGCCAGGGGCGCTGGGCGAGTGCGGGTATGGTGACGCGCTACACGCGGCAGGTGAGCGCCGGTGAAGCGCTGCGCTGGCTAAAGTGACGGCAGGGGCCGCGACGTGGCTCCAGTTCCACAGAGAGTGCCGCAGAGGACAAGAGCCGGTGTTGCTGGCAAGACACCGGCTCTTGCTTTAAACTCCTCTCGCGCAAGGAAAGGGCGTGACATGGATCTCTATTTCGCACACATAAACGCCGGCGAAGACGCGAGTATCGTCTATGACGCCATCACAGGCCGCGTGCTAGCGATCGTGGCGCGCGTTGGTGACGCCCGCGCGGTCTTTCACGTGGCGGACGTGACCGAGCTAGAACGGAGCGCAAACACGACAGACGTGCGGGAGATTATCGCCGATTGGTGGCGGCAGCACATGCGCGGCGGCGTGTAGGGCCGGCGGGGTGACTGGCGCAAGGCGCAGTTTATCGGTTTGAATCTTTCCTGCGCTGACATTGGTTACTAGCAAGCAAGACCCCCTCCCCGATATAGTCAGCATCGGGGAAAATCCGCTCCCAAAAGAAGCTGTAACCGGATATGTTCACTCCTTGGACGCAAGCGACACGCAACACTAAGGTGCTCGTGGACAGTCGATTTGGGTGCGGTCGCATACGCAAAGCGGTTCGCCAAACGGGTGTGGCACGTCGTCCCTGATGAACAATTAGAGTCCTCTCAGGAGATCAGGCAGACACGATCCCGGCAGTCATCCGTTCTCCTCTTGCGTCTCTCCCTTGGGCATCCGGTAGCCGACGCGGGGCTCGGTGAAGATGTAGGTGGGGTTGCGCGCGTCGTCGCCCAGCTTGCCCCGCAGCTTGCGCACGATGGTGCGCATGGGCCGCAGGTCGCCGCTGCCCATCTCCCCCCACACCCGCTCCAGAAGATGCTCGTAGGTCAGCACCCGTCCAGCGCTGACCGAGAGCTCGGCGAGCAGCCGGTACTCCATCGGGAGTAGATGCACCGCCCGACCGGCAAGGGTCACCCCGCGCTCGGTGTAGTCGATGGTGAGGTCGC
Above is a window of Chloroflexota bacterium DNA encoding:
- a CDS encoding tyrosine-type recombinase/integrase, giving the protein MSPKAIEASRSRHTRRALASRWRVFTDWAQAHGVPVLPAAPEDVARYLTALAQRGASVATIRAYASAIATRHRDADLDNPCAHQGVRLAIKGLSRAHAQPQRQATPLDAAALEAIRETAYLPRPGRGGVLESEATALARGLVDIALCTLMSDAGLRRSEAAALTWGDVERWPDGSGRVTVRRSKTDQTAAGAVVGVTRMTMRALDAIRPDDVGAENSIFGLSGAQISRRIARAALQAGLRGDYTGHSGRVGLAVRMAQNAVPTDATMRQGRWASAGMVTRYTRQVSAGEALRWLK